In Acipenser ruthenus chromosome 1, fAciRut3.2 maternal haplotype, whole genome shotgun sequence, the genomic stretch AGAATTGTGTCCTGTTTCAGTCTTTCCAGATAGGCACAGTCACCCTTTGACCAAATTTTAGATATACAGGACAAACACTGGATAACAGTTTCAAATGTGTATTCACAGTCTGATTCTGCTGTTCAGGTCTATGACAGCATGAGTAGTACTGTCACCCCATAGCTGAAAACGCTGTATAAGTATCATGCTGAACTCTGCTGATCCATTGATCATCTTAGAACATGTTGATGTTCATTTgcaacagggcagcagtgacTGTGGCTTGTTAGCCATAGCCAATGCTCTTGCTCTTTGCAAAAAGGAAGGTCCAATGATTTATATTTGGAGCCAACACCAGATGAGGGAACATTTAATTAATTGCTTTAAGTTTGGGAGGCTAGAAATATCCCCATATGTTAAAAAGAGAAGCAAatacccagtaaaaaaaaaaaaaaacttttttcataATCTTTTGTAACTGTCGACACCTTTGGCTATAAAGCTCAATGAGACAGTGTTTTTGTTGCCAAAACTGTTACCATCCTGACTGCAAACTTATCCCTGCGTGCATACAGGTGAACCTTTCATATGCACAGATTATAAGTAGAGGGTTTTGGTACATAAATGCTTGGATCCTGAAGTAGTCTGTTGTAAGTATACTACAAGGGACTCGGCCTGTTTTAACAAAAACGTGCCCTTGCTCTCTTTGTATGGATACCCAGAGTCTGCATTATGGGGCCTCGGACATTCTGTCAAAGGGTAGTTAGTTATTTACACACAATTTATTACTTTAAGGAAGCTCTTTGTAGGAAGATCCAGAGTGCATTATGGGACCTGGGTTAACCTTGCAAGGGTTGGTTCAGTTATCTAACTTTTATTATTAAAAGAGTTTAATTTACTAATGGATTTGTAATACATGCACACTGTAGCTGTATATTATTTtactaacaaaactgcaatattCAAAACCTTCTCCTTTATGGGTTATGTGAGGGGTCTTTGTTCAAGTAAACTTCTCACAAATGACTGACtcagaacaaaaaaagaacaaaggattTGTGTTAAACTCAATACTAACATCCCACTCTGATGGCCAGTACCTTCACGTGGTGAGTGGGCTTTTTACAAAAGCTGGCCTTTTAATCCACTGGCAAATAATGGATTTAGgttttgtatttcttgtttttataattGATGCAGTTTATTAGACATCTTCTAGGGGATAACCTTAAAATCTTTAGCATTTCATTACAGCGCATATAAACTTAATCATGTTTGTTTAACTCACAAATACCTACTACTATTTAAGCAGAAAAcatgtttggtttatttattgcAACCAATCATCTTTTACCCCCTTCTTAATATAGTTTAGTGGAAATTATCTCTTATTTAAAAAAGTCCATATATCAATGTTGAagacatattatttttttatatatgtattacacgTATTTTATCAATTACAATCAAATGATCTTATTGTTATTGTGAATTTAAAACAAACTTACATGCAAATGACATACAATCACGTTTCATCTGCAGTGCGATCACCCCTGCTGAATGATCATTTCCTGAACACTACTAATAACACTTACTACAgctcttataaatgtttaccatagaAAAATACAACTTAATGCTGCATATTGAAGCAgcgaggtatggtacagcatattgaaaacaaattaattacaaaaaatgtgttaaaaacacaGTTCAATAAATATTCAATTAGTCATTGAACAATCATTCAAATAGGtttcaaacaaacatttaaaactcACCCTTGCTGAATTATTATTTCCTGAACCCAAATCACGACAACACTGtaaaaatgcattgcaaactTGTGTTAATGCTGCATTATTTATTAACTAAGCTACTACGATACAACACACTTACAACGtgttaaatgcacagtataactatttggaaaatacaataaaactataCATGTAATTAAATATTCAAGTATAgtacactatatatttttttgtctacTCGGTGTAAATAAAGgtttttgtgtttgaataattCAGTCATATGTGTCCTCGACTCggtataaataatgttttatgcGGTTGAATCATTGACTCCCATGTGTTTTAACAGTGAAAGTGCAAACCCTCCCTTTAAATTCAGAAATTCGCGCATGCGCAGTGTAGGTGATATCTACTTATTTCACGGtctaccaatttcctgtgacaccTGGGTCGGACTGAGAGAAGGAGAATAGAGCAAAAAGAGAAAGCGCTAAAGAGAAGAGAAAGCCGATTTGTCGAAGCGtgagctgtggctgacagcagctttgtaAAGCGGTTATtaaggctaaaacaaataaaacgtttAGCCTTGAAACCTTATCTTGCGTCCTTCTTGACaccgctactatatatatatatatatatatatatatatatatatatatatatatatatataaaccaagacggccgtgcggttcccatgatagataccacgcctggggtggtgataaggcaCGAGGCAGTTAGGACCCAGCATGATAGGAGCGCAGAGGAACAGGAAATAAGTCTGCAGTTCTGAGAAagaggaacatttttgttttcactttttaaaaatgatttagagTGGTTTTATTAGATCATTTGATTAAATGTGggtatacatacatttaaaacaactgtACCATAATGCATGTATCACAATAAACTCTGATCTCACCATTCAGACCTCCCTGTCAATCCCTTTCAATATGTGAAGAGCTCCCTCTGTCAAGGCTATTTTACGCAATCCCTTTGATTGTCAGAATACAGGGGTTCCACTGTGATAAGATGACAAGTTGTGAAATACACAGGGTATAATGTATTTCATTCATTAATAGAAATATGTTTTCTCAGGAATTAACAAACTTAAAAATGAGATGAAATAAGCTTGTCTTTTTCTGGTTGCATTGTAAATGTAAGGTTTTCAGTCAGCTAAAACAGTGCAGTCTACCTTGAAAGCCTCTAAGCTGACTATAGGCTACATCTTACCATTTAAACAGGTAGAACCAGGTGCTGCCGGAGCACACTGCAGCAGCGCTCCTCCACCTAAAAAATACATGCTTGACCCAGCAGTTTAGTGTTTATTACAAggttaattggtccaattaatgaatttagggtacagttaaaacaaaaaccaggagggacactggccctccaggaccaggattggacatccctgctatagggaatgagcagtgtggagtagtggttagggctctggactcttgaccggacggtcgtgggttcaatccccagtggggacactgctgctgtacccttgagcaaggtactttacctagcttgctccagtaaaaaatccaactgtataaatgggtaattgtatgtaaaaataatgtgatatcttgtaacaattgtaagtcgccctggataagggtgtcagctaagaaataaataataataataataagttcctTACCTAGGCAATGGCTGCCCGTTTGCATACTGCTGCTAGGAGTTTCCATGGGCGTGTCCGACCTAATCCTTCTATGCTGGATTCACTCCAGTtcataacatcaatcattttcttttaatggacacttgaaacaaccaatgactTTAAACATGagtttgaaaaaatacatttaagcattttgcttaaaataatatttatatccTTCTATAAATACTGTTGTGCTGTCAAGGTAACatgttcaacaacactaataaagtgaagaagtgttttgtttttttgcttttgaatctcCAGGGTTGGATTTGTTAAATTGTAATAAGCAGCAATTAGGacttaaacattcataaactattGTTGTTGTTCTGACTGCCGTTACGCAGTGGTGCTTCTGAGCGTGGGTATTTACatgtcaacatttaaaaaaaaaaaaaatatcgatCCTGCCTATCAACATAatattaacagaacataaacaaccaatcatagagcacttactcacacacacacacacacacacaccccgcagGTCAGTGGCCACACCCCCCTGTTCACACCACAGTTCTGACAGAGCTTGCAGCTGTGTCAGTCTCGCGCCCAGCAACGCAACACAGACGCTCaccattaaaatatattgtgttcGACCCAGGATTTGAATATCACAGCAgagtagaaatgagtaaactctgtatcccttaatCCTCtatattgcaaaattaaatgTGGGTAAACGCTGTTTACCTGCCTATACCCGCCTACACCACTggtctactggtgccagaattgAATGTTGCTCGTGCTATATGAGTACCCTGGCGCTAGAATCTagctccaaatttgcacccctgatccTTGCCATTCCAATTGTTTGAACTAttcggaggaggtggagctagacagaGACTTGATAATGAACCCTAATTTTGGcgagtaccaaaccatttctgctggtactcatgtgagaacctaatgataaaagTTATGTTAACCCCTCAAATTATGGTAGAATTAAAAGACAATGACCTTacagtaaaacaacaacaaaaaaagtaagtAAACTACCTATTAGAATACCTGGTTAACTATTTAAtcaaattgtaataaaaatgtaattccctTTGAAATGTTATTAAATCTAACGCTTTACATAATCAAGATCAGGGTATTTTCAGTAGTGTACCCATATTATGGCAGTCATTCTTTTAGGCATATATATACAAGTGCTGCATTTAATTTTGGtgagtatatatacagtatattatttaaagaaaCCTAGGCTTTCTTGCAGATCATATGGATTTACAAGCACTTTGGCATTTCTGTGCAAAAAAGTTACaaaatattactgtactgtagcttaaaaatgcaacatgcgggaatacaatattatttttctGCACTTTAAAATAGAATATAAATTGGACTTATGTATttacataattatttttaataattggtATACTCTGAGAATCAAAACATGAGATTGATAAATgtgtgtagtttatttttttttatttttattttttacagcctACTCTAGGATGGAATGTACTCTCCGTTAAGCGTTTCCATGGTTACACAGCGTGGCATTCACTGTTTTCCATTGCCGTTGATAGGGCGGCTCTTGTGTGCCTCAGACTCGAGGAAGGCTTTAATTTTGGGACGTGCAGACAGGCGCTCCGCGTAGCTCTTGAGAGCCGGGAACGAGTCGACACATCCAGGTGACAGGACCTGGTGTATTAGCAGCAGGTCCAGGAGGTGGTAATCAGCATATGAAATCTATCACAGGAAGAGAAGGACACACAATATTAACATTAAATAGCAGCATTCATCCCCTGGCACGggtgtaaatacaaaattagagccatcagcaCGACCTACATCCACTGTCTTACCTATACATTTGTATATTCTAACTAACATATTCTAAAGGATGTCCAAAACAAGTTACCATAATGGACAAAACATTTCTGAGATGCAACCCACAGATTCTGACACTCAAAGTTGTGCTGCagttaaatgtaattttcaggTTTCATCAGAACTCTCCAGAGAGAAGTAGAATAAAAACATATCAAACCTTACTGGGCATACTAATGTTAAAATTGAAACgctttaaacaaatattttgagCTAAATATTTCTATATAAAATTGCCACAATTTCTAGTTTATATTAATATTGGAACATTTTTAGTCAGTGCTTAATAGGCCAGTGAAAAGCAATGCAAACTTGAAATTGTCAACAGTAAactaaactattaaaaaaaaagtacattttgaatgtaaaaaaaaaaaaacacaggacaacAATTAACTGTAGAACTTGATTTGATCCAATGATTTAAGGGATTATAAATAGaggatttttgttttaaattattttttatttggaaactAAAAGATCTTGTTACATATATTTGGTGTTAACAAAATGGTCTTCATATCCTCAACACCAATGTCATTATATAAAAGACATTTTGTATTAAGATTAGTTATTACAAGATATTTTAGCAGGATAGAGCAACTAGGATATTGGTTTCAAATGACTGGTGAAGTGAAAATTAGCCAGACAGAACTGAATTCATCTCTATTGAATGCCCCTCTCTCAAATTGCACTTTGACAGAAAAGTCAaaatttgcatgtttattttccCATCCTGTTTGTCGTTAGTAATAAAACGATAAACCAACATGGAGTATTTGTATTGAATAATTGTTTTATTCCGAGTTAACTGATGTTACTTGCCTGTAGCTTGGCAGACGATTagatcattttctttttctttttataaaaagcAGATGTTGATGTGCTCATAACATCCTGCTAGGGTATGCAAATTTGCCATGTTTTCAGCATACTCTATACTCCACCACAGAAACACCAGTGTGCAAATACTGGTAGCTCTTTGTTTAAATGATCTCACTGGTTTTTCTACCTTAGTAGAAAAGTGTATTATATACTGCTTAGTGGTAAATGTTAAGTAATGTATAATGCCCAAGAGAAATATAATACTTTGATCCAGGGAATTATTTTCAAGTAATTACAGTAAATGTTTCACAATTTTATAGATACCTGGTCTCCTACTAGAAAGCCTCCTTTGTTGTCAGACAGAATCTTCTCAAACTTGGACAGATCGCCAGGCAGATCCTCAATATACTTGGCTTTACCATTTTCCTGAAGAAAAGGAATTTGGGTATCAAATGCTAATATCATATCTTAAATTATAGTGGCGTTTCCAAACTATTACCGAGCTACAGCAGGCGAGATGAAAATGCCATCTTATCTCTAAACACTTACATAATCCTGGTATATCATTCTAGCATATTTAAGTCTGAAGTCTTCACAAGAGTCATTCATCATATCAATCAGCGCTGCCTGCTTGTCATCCTTTCCATAAAGACCTGAACATgacaaatgaagaaaaacaatatattaatcGCAAGAGATTAAGCAAGggactttaaataaaaatacaaagcaaagcaaGAAGACCCACCTTGTTTAACCAGCTCCCTCCACACAGACCCAAGTCATTTAATACACACATTTGCCTACAAATTGTGCAACAGAACTACCATAGGTTATATTTCCAGAAATGATCTTGTCTATTGACACATTTACCCCTacaccacatatatatatagatagatagatagatagtattgTTTCAAGATGGTGTTCAGATTACAAATGGATGTAAAGTGTGGACCTACATATAAttcaatacacatggaaaaaagtaaaagcatggcaaTAAACAAGTTAATGGTCTGCCTCTTCTTACATCTGGGGTCAGTAGATTTGAACCTGTTAAATGAACCTGTTACAATGAAAGCAGGCTGCCCATGTTGGCCCTACATTCTATTGATAGTGTTATGGCAAGCATTAATATTTTTTATCAAACTCTTTATATGATGTGTtttatataaaagtttacccaATAATAAATTTGAATAATGAAGTTAGAATATCAGATTTCAGATATAACCATTTGTGCAATTGTTCAGAAGATCTGAAACGTTTCAGAATTAGAAATCAAAAAACAGGTCATGTGACAGTTCTGACCTTAACTGCCATGAGAGCTGTAATAAGGTGGAGTGTGAGCTGTAAAACAGTGAATATGTGTTTTATTCAAaaggcatgtttttattttgttaagtaTGGTGTTTAAACATCaagcaatgtgtttttattttttggttgacACATATACTGAAATAAAATCATACAAAATGTGCAGAGAattgtttaaagaaaaatatCCTATTGCAAAATATGGGGAGCCACCACCAAAGCCGGTCATTCGTAAGTTAGTGCAGAATTGGAGGGAAATTGGTTCTGTGCAAAACCTAAAAAAGGTGCACACGAAAACTGTGTTAATGTAGAACAAAGTGGCAGACTATTGCACAGTCCACGTAAGTCACTGATGCGGTTATCTGCACAATGTAATGTGCCTCTTACATCCTGTAATCGAGCCACAAAACAGCTTAAGTTAAATTTGTCCTAAATTCTTAATTATACTTAAGCTTCTAAATTTTGTAAATTTCATTTTTCTAATGTATTATTGGGtaaagttttaaataaaacatcctGTATATTGCAAACCAAGTGAAAAGTATTCAACTCCACTCAAACTCCTGTATTACTTCTTAAGACAGTGCTTACCATGGGCTCGCGCCAAGTAGCGCAGAATGGCATTGGACTGGTAAAGCGTGAAATTACCATCTTCAAATTTTGGCAACTGGCCAAAtacctgaaattaaaaaaaaatgacaaaaactaCTCtgggatacattttaaaaacacacaaacagccaACAAAACATCACACATCACCAAAGAGCACCAGAACACAACCCTGTCCAGCACTGAAATGTTTTATTATCAGTGTTAAACCTTTAGCTCATTTTTAGATGCCGATAACAACTTGCCTAACTTCTTCTGGATAACCTTGAAAAGTTTATGTTTTTCTACCTCCGACTTACCTTggagctaaaacaaataaaatgacaatACAATTTGCTGGATAGTAGCGGTCAAAGGAAGGAGTATTCATTAGGAACTAAACGCCAATATCTCCCAACCAAGGAATTAATTCACTGGggtacatgcatgcatgcatgcatgcatgcaccaGATGTTTTTAAAGTTAGTGCTGCAAACGTTGTGGTTACAGATACAAGTACTGTATTAACATTATTGTAATTGAGATGGTGCTGCGACTGTACATAGCCTTTCTTCAGACACTTTTCGAAAATGAAGTAGGCagcttctattttatttttaaaataaagacataCACATGTAGCTTTAAGGTCTCCCTTCATCCAGACATCAAAAGGGACGACATTCTCTTTCCATTCCTGACCCTGGTCAGCCAGTAACATCCTCATCGTCTCACAGCGCCCTAACAGAACAAACGTGCATGTTAGTAGCACACAGGCACAAACCCATCTACCTCCTGACTCTGAAGATTATGGTTTATAGTACAAATTTTAAATGTATGACTTGCATCCAGATCAACATACAGACAATTTAAGTTGAATAATTGAGTTGGAGTCACTGTATATTAAATTATTGAgtatatttaattgatctaaatggtggcaGATCTAAAAACCATGCTTCCCTTATGAAGCTGTACTCGGGAGCCATAGGTAAGAGACTGTGCAAGTTGTGTTCTACAGCACACTGGGAATACAAGCACTTGTGCAATGGCATAATGGGGCAACTGGGAACAGTGTCCAACTTGATCCACGCTATAAAAGGACCGTCTTATAAAACGAGGGAACACTAGACACGCAAATGATTAATAAAAGGACCCATACATGAAAGTTTAGTAACATTCACATTTTATGTAATACACATACTCTCGATGTACTATTAAGAATTAAAATGGCCTCCAACAGATTTTGCAttcacataaaacacaaatactcaCCTCTCACACCGAAGTATGTAATGATGTATGCTGGCACTAGAAAATAAAATGAGAATATAAATGGTATGGAAACCAAGCACAAAAACACACCAACAGTTTATCAGCCCCCATGCAATTCTCATTACATACAATGCAGTTTGCACCCATTGGCTTCTGATTTACCGGTTACAAGCAGActgcaaaaattcaaatttcaagggggtttaatgaccagtggtgggacttgaaaccaaatgttCTTCAtggaatttggaagactggttcctaagggtcttacagcaatacttacattttaggacccacatcccctacagggtaaagggttaggctgaagttcgaataaaacttgtcagttacccctcatctggcaatttgccagaagtaagtagggtgctcctagcattttttttctgaaaagccctattcaatacgagtacaactaggtgctacacatgatggtagcatctaaattgcccccagggtgatttttctggtcaaggtccctttctcactaaGTTGACCTTTGCAAGGACACAGGTCAAAGGGGgcatttaaaaaactgaaaaaatcatttctgaactcagcgtgtcagaaaacccccaggtgaatttttctaggaaaatcagagacggacgggcaacgaaacatcccttttctggttgagctggcatggaatgacccaataGTGACTGCAGTACTTTCTAAATGTTAAATAGCCAATTATAAAATTTAActaaaaacatattaaacaaatataattattaatCGGCAATGTACACACTTCTTTAAATAGTACATAACCAATAAAAACAGTTTTccaataaaacagaaatataaacaGAACTATTTGACTGGGTTAAGCCTGTGCAAATAATTTGCTGATCTTATCTTAAATGCCTAATTTGGTTCAGTGGGCAAGACAGGTGAACCACTGCAATAAACAGTGCTGTAGATAAAACTATTTTACATGGATACTCCAAGTAATGTAGTAAATTCACAGTATACATGGATTGACATATTCCAACCCATTCCCAAATGTTTCAGATATAACAATTTGTGCAATTGTTCAGAAGATCTGAACCGTTTCAGAATGAGAAATCCACAGTTTGAGTTTTACATTTCTGAGAATCAAACCAAGTCGAATTCTCAAATGTCCACAGAATGCGGTTTGgaaaagtaatttaaaatctCTGTACAGTGGATTTACAAGGACGATAGtttcaaaacaaaccaaaccaatCTCCTCTTCTAAAACTGAAtagtataagaaaaaaaacataacaaaaagcaTAACGTTTAAGCAACCACCCAGAAGTATTGTGTGGAAGAATAGTACTGAAATTGGACACTACAGACAGTACAACTGATCCAGCAGAATTGAATGTTCCAGCAACTGCAGCGCATTAACTTTAAATTTGTGTGCCAGCAAGTTTAGGCTCTATAAAAGAACCGGTTATGTAACTGAGCAAAATGAAAGCCTGCCAAATCTACCGAGATGTttaaacgaagaaaaaaaaaaaaaaaaaaagctctgtttATGTAACTAGCAATGCAATTAAAATCTTGACTGTGTGTGTAAACCATTAGACCTTCTACCGGTTCTCATTTTATATAATCATCCTGCTTAAAAACTAAGCAATTAgtaaaatacaataacatattaCTAGATCTAGTACTACTATTTAAACATTCCAAACTGTGGTACATTA encodes the following:
- the LOC117421255 gene encoding glutathione S-transferase P-like, which translates into the protein MPAYIITYFGVRGRCETMRMLLADQGQEWKENVVPFDVWMKGDLKATCVFGQLPKFEDGNFTLYQSNAILRYLARAHGLYGKDDKQAALIDMMNDSCEDFRLKYARMIYQDYENGKAKYIEDLPGDLSKFEKILSDNKGGFLVGDQISYADYHLLDLLLIHQVLSPGCVDSFPALKSYAERLSARPKIKAFLESEAHKSRPINGNGKQ